The following proteins are encoded in a genomic region of Phycodurus eques isolate BA_2022a chromosome 11, UOR_Pequ_1.1, whole genome shotgun sequence:
- the cfap36 gene encoding cilia- and flagella-associated protein 36, with protein sequence MAEDDSEWVVESIVGYLGSPEWVIPVTDFMEHKCTVFDDEDENKLAYTEIHQQYKKLVEKLLENYMQEVGINEQQFLDACTSPFAKSKTVQSVFQPVLATDDFQMFRSLMVQKNMELQLQALRVIKERNGALPDCLTDGEDVMTDLQQQEMKILQEVLKKSKEEYEEEMSWRLLLEEERACSTSGGKAQKSASATPAQDGASAEAQARADNSGTDAHRAQTRNGKSAAARSNQVNGKASQNPESKLAVTAVVKHVEKSSSSSSTRTPGGVSASMEPKVLPPVRAPVSTEQTAGESCLEEAHREAGFAQPYTDLSAYQQERLQQRASYLREQRDKLQALKKDRTAKQKPSPEEETPCSPSSPAPPPASEISTEERKKLQKRKHLADKLKEEVIKK encoded by the exons ATGGCCGAGGACGACAGCGAGTGGGTGGTGGAGAGCATCGTGGGCTACCTGGGAAGTCCCGAGTGGGTCATCCCCGTCACGGACTTCATGGAGCACAAATGCACAG TGTTTGACGACGAAGATGAAAATAAGTTAGCGTACACGGAAATCCATCAGCAGTACAAAAAATTG GTAGAGAAGCTATTGGAAAATTACATGCAGGAGGTGGGCATCAACGAGCAGCAGTTTTTGGACGCGTGCACCTCACCTTTTGCCAAGTCCAAAACGGTGCAG TCCGTGTTCCAGCCAGTCCTGGCCACAGATGACTTCCAGATGTTTCGCTCCCTGATGGTCCAGAAGAACATGGAGCTGCAGCTTCAGGCCCTGCGGGTGATCAAAGAGAGGAACG GAGCGCTTCCCGATTGTCTGACCGACGGTGAGGACGTGATGACGGACCTGCAGCAGCAAGAGATGAAGATCCTGCAGGAGGTCCTCAA gaagTCGAAAGAGGAGTACGAGGAGGAAATGTCGTGGCGATTGCTGCTGGAGGAGGAGCGTGCGTGTTCTACGTCCGGCGGAAAAGCCCAAAAGAGCGCCTCTGCTACTCCCGCACAAGATGGCGCCTCTGCCGAG GCTCAGGCCCGAGCCGACAACAGCGGCACAGACGCTCACCGAGCACAAACGAGGAATGGAAAGAGCGCAGCCGCTCGGTCTAATCAG GTCAATGGCAAGGCATCCCAAAATCCTGAGAGCAAGTTGGCTGTCACAGCAGTTGTGAAGCATGTAGAAAAAAGCAGCTCCTCGTCTTCTACACGTACCCCTG GCGGCGTCAGTGCCAGCATGGAGCCCAAAGTCCTCCCACCCGTGAGAGCGCCCGTCAGCACGGAGCAGACGGCGGGAGAATCCTGCCTGGAGGAAGCGCACAGGGAGGCTGGCTTCGCTCAGCCTTACACC GACCTGTCGGCGTATCAGCAGGAGCGTCTCCAGCAGAGGGCGTCCTACCTACGCGAGCAGCGCGACAAGCTGCAAGCTCTCAAGAAGGACCGGACCGCCAAGCAGAAACCCTCACCCGAGGAGGAGACACCATGCTCCCCCTCCTCGCCCGCGCCTCCTCCGGCCTCC GAGATTTCGACAGAGGAGCGCAAGAAGCTGCAGAAGAGAAAACACCTGGCCGACAAGCTGAAGGAGGAAGTCATCAAGAAATGA
- the scdb gene encoding stearoyl-CoA desaturase b, which produces MPASSRPDAKCPAGTAEESRASTEDVFDDTYAEKVGPKPRRTLVWRNIWLMAMLHAGAIYGVFLIPSARGLTLAWTAVCFFISALGVTAGAHRLWSHRSYKASPALRVFLALANSMAFQNDIYEWARDHRIHHKYSETDADPHNAKRGFFFAHIGWLLVRKHPDVVEKGRKLELSDLKADKVVMFQRRHYKLSVLLLCFLVPMLVPWYFLGESLLVGYFLPGLLRYTIGLNATWLVNSAAHMWGNRPYDHTINPRENRIVAFSAIGEGFHNYHHTFPFDYATSEFGCRLNPTTAFIDLMCFLGLAGERRAASKEMIAARVQRTGDGSAQSG; this is translated from the exons ATGCCCGCCAGCAGCCGTCCTGATGCCAAGTGCCCAGCTGGCACCGCGGAAGAGTCACGGGCGTCGACGGAGGATGTGTTCGACGACACCTACGCGGAGAAAGTAGGTCCCAAACCCCGCAGGACCCTGGTGTGGAGGAACATCTGGCTCATGGCGATGCTGCACGCCGGCGCAATCTACGGAGTCTTCCTCATCCCCAGCGCTCGCGGACTCACGCTGGCTTGGA CTGCCGTGTGCTTCTTCATCAGCGCCCTCGGCGTAACGGCCGGCGCGCACAGGTTATGGAGCCACAGATCCTACAAGGCTTCACCGGCCCTGCGAGTCTTCCTGGCTCTGGCCAACTCAATGGCCTTTCAG AACGACATATACGAGTGGGCGAGGGACCACCGCATTCATCACAAGTATTCGGAGACGGACGCCGACCCCCACAACGCCAAGCGGGGCTTCTTCTTCGCGCACATCGGCTGGCTCCTGGTTCGCAAGCACCCCGACGTCGTCGAGAAGGGCCGAAAACTGGAGCTGTCCGACCTCAAGGCCGATAAAGTGGTCATGTTCCAAAGACG GCACTACAAGCTCTCTGTGTTGCTCTTGTGCTTCCTGGTCCCCATGTTGGTTCCCTGGTACTTCTTGGGCGAGTCCCTCCTGGTGGGCTACTTCCTGCCCGGCTTGCTGAGGTACACGATTGGGCTCAACGCCACCTGGCTGGTCAACAGCGCCGCGCACATGTGGGGCAACAGGCCCTACGACCACACCATCAACCCCAGGGAGAACAGAATTGTCGCCTTCAGCGCCATAG GGGAAGGCTTCCACAACTACCACCACACGTTCCCCTTCGACTACGCCACCAGCGAGTTCGGCTGCAGGCTCAACCCGACCACCGCCTTCATCGACCTCATGTGCTTCCTGGGTCTGGCCGGCGAGCGCAGGGCGGCGTCCAAGGAGATGATAGCGGCCCGCGTGCAGCGGACCGGCGACGGCAGCGCTCAAAGTGGCTGA
- the wnt8b gene encoding protein Wnt-8b has protein sequence MFAHWEVCIYIFIVLQAHVRSYCCWSVNNFLMTGPKAYLIYSSSVAAGAQSGIEECKFQFAWDRWNCPERALQLSTHSGLRSANRETAFVHAISSAGVMYTLTRNCSLGDFDNCGCDDSRNGQRGGHGWLWGGCSDNVGFGEAIAKQFVDALETGQDARAAMNLHNNEAGRKAVKGTMQKTCKCHGVSGSCTTQTCWLQLPEFREVGNYLKEKYHRALKVDLLRGAGNSAASRGAVAETFSSISRKELVHLEDSPDYCSENRTLGLPGTEGRECLKKGKNLSKWEKRSCKRLCGECGLAVEERKAETVSSCNCKFHWCCAVKCEQCRKTVTKFFCVKRGGVRGRNESAGGRRKTLKPSRKH, from the exons ATGTTCGCGCACTGGGAGGTTTGCATCTACATTTTCATCGTGCTGCAGGCGCACGTGAGGTCCTACTGCTGCTG GTCAGTGAATAATTTCTTGATGACCGGACCCAAG GCGTACCTGATCTACTCCAGCAGCGTGGCGGCGGGCGCCCAGAGCGGCATCGAGGAGTGCAAGTTCCAGTTTGCGTGGGACCGCTGGAATTGCCCCGAGAGAGCGCTGCAGCTGTCCACGCACAGCGGCCTGCGCAGCG CCAATCGGGAAACGGCGTTCGTGCACGCCATCAGCTCAGCTGGGGTCATGTACACGCTGACCAGGAACTGCAGTCTGGGGGATTTCGACAACTGCGGCTGCGACGACAGCCGGAACGGACAACGAG GCGGTCACGGTTGGTTGTGGGGAGGCTGCAGCGACAACGTGGGCTTCGGCGAGGCCATCGCCAAACAGTTTGTCGACGCTTTGGAGACCGGCCAGGATGCCAGAGCGGCCATGAATCTGCACAACAACGAAGCTGGCAGAAAG GCGGTGAAGGGGACCATGCAGAAGACGTGCAAGTGCCACGGGGTGTCGGGGAGCTGCACCACGCAGACCTGCTGGCTGCAGCTGCCCGAGTTCAGGGAGGTGGGCAACTACCTGAAGGAGAAGTACCACAGAGCTCTGAAGGTGGACCTCCTGCGGGGGGCCGGGAACAGCGCGGCCAGCCGGGGGGCCGTGGCCGAGACCTTCAGCTCCATCTCCCGCAAGGAGCTGGTCCACCTGGAAGACTCGCCGGACTACTGCTCGGAGAACCGCACGCTGGGCCTGCCGGGAACCGAGGGCCGCGAGTGCCTGAAGAAGGGCAAGAACTTGAGCAAGTGGGAGAAGCGCAGCTGCAAGAGGCTGTGCGGCGAGTGCGGCCTGGCCGTGGAGGAGCGCAAGGCCGAGACGGTGTCCAGCTGCAACTGCAAGTTCCACTGGTGCTGCGCCGTCAAGTGCGAACAGTGCAGGAAGACGGTGACcaagtttttctgcgtgaagagaGGAGGCGTCAGGGGGAGGAACGAGAGCGCGGGCGGACGACGCAAGACCCTCAAGCCCAGCAGGAAGCACTGA